Proteins from a genomic interval of Corvus moneduloides isolate bCorMon1 chromosome 6, bCorMon1.pri, whole genome shotgun sequence:
- the C6H11orf96 gene encoding uncharacterized protein C11orf96 homolog, translating into MLPRGSAGLYNGAGVPAAAAAALLRQRGSTAPRSGPHRTAPLCAAPLLTVPQRSAPHRAPLRSGQQRSALLRAVPQRPAGPVPARPPLPAGASAPGTAEAARPAPPAPAPAAGSPAGGRMAAKPAELMGICSSYQAVMPHFVCVAEEFPPPARPAKTPKGKLRRPRQSRFKTQPVTFDEIQEVEEEGVSPMEEEKAKKSFLQSLECLRRSTQNLCLQRDRLGSCRLRNSLDSSDSDSAL; encoded by the coding sequence ATGCTCCCGCGGGGCTCCGCCGGCCTATATAACGGGGCCGGGGTgccggcggcagcggcagcagctctgctgaggcagCGGGGTAGCACCGCACCGCGCTCCGGTCCTCACCGTACTGCGCCTCTCTGCGCCGCTCCGCTCCTCACGGTACCGCAGCGCTCCGCTCCGCAccgcgctccgctccgctccggaCAGCAGCGCTCCGCACTGCTCCGCGCGGTACCGCAGCGCCCCGCGGGGCCCGTCCCTGcccggccgccgctgcccgccggAGCCTCGGCACCCGGCACGGCCGAGGCAGcgcgccccgctccgccggccccggcccccgcggCGGGCTCTCCCGCGGGCGGCAGGATGGCCGCGAAGCCGGCCGAGCTGATGGGCATCTGCTCCAGCTACCAGGCGGTGATGCCGCACTTCGTCTGCGTGGCCGAGGAGttcccgccgcccgcccgccccgccaAGACCCCCAAGGGCAAGCTGCGGCGGCCGCGGCAGTCGCGCTTCAAGACGCAGCCGGTGACTTTCGACGAGATccaggaggtggaggaggagggggtgTCCCCCATGGAGGAAGAGAAGGCCAAGAAGTCCTTTCTGCAGTCGCTGGAGTGCCTGCGACGGAGTACCCAGAACCTCTGCCTCCAGCGGGACCGCCTGGGCAGCTGCCGCCTCCGCAACAGCCTCGACTCCAGCGACTCGGACTCGGCCCTCTGA